In Tenrec ecaudatus isolate mTenEca1 chromosome 9, mTenEca1.hap1, whole genome shotgun sequence, the DNA window GGTGGCATCTGACACAAAGAGACCACAGATCCAATCAGTGACACGACGGCTTGTTTGAAATTGATCTTCTTAGAATAAATCAGATCAGAAGAGAGTTTCCACATTTCCCGCCAGATTTTTAAAGCCACTTACAGCCTACCCCTTTGTTGTTGGAAGACGGGCACACCTGTCTATCATTTCAGAGTGCCTCTAAGCAAGGGCAATTGCTTAGTCTTTCCGGTAATGTGTTTTCTGTCTTGTTTACTGCGATGCCCCCAAGATAATAAGACGTGGCCCCTGTTCTTTGGGATGTCAGCATCTAGGGAAGAATAGGCAGACAGatccccccacgccccccacacacacgcacacacaagctGGCCCAATGCAATGTGATGAGGGCTTTGACACTAGGAACCTGGTGGCACGTGGTGGTTCTGTGCCAGGCTGCCGACCGAgaagtgaggtcagcagttcaaaactacctgccTCTCAGAGAAAGATGGAGTGCTCTACTCCCGGGCAGAGTGAGAGCCTTGGGATAgcccaggagcagctctgctgtgtcctgtagggccactaggCATCAGAATGAAGCTGAAGGCAGTGATGGCCGTACAGAACCGTCAAGAGCAAGCTAACCTTGCACACATTCTCAGCTGGACTGCCGGGCGAGGCACGGAGGTAAGTGAAGGCAGGGCTCAAGTTCAGTCCTGAGAGGGGCCGGGCGTCTGCATGGTCACGTCCTGACACCGCCGAGTCAGAGCCGTGACCTGAGCGGTACCATAGGAGACACCGGAAAGAGGAAGGTCGTCAGAGAGGGGAAGGGCGGGCTTGGAAGGGGCAGCAGGCGGCAAGATGGCATCTTAGAAAAGGCCACTCTAAAGGCCGTTTAGAGAATGACTGGGAACCTTGGGTCCATTTCTATGGCTTCTAGGTTGTTGCCAAAGAAGGCAGAGAGGAAGTGAACAATTTTCATAGGGAAAAAGCTCCTTATGATTTAGTGACTGAGAAGACACGCATGTATTCCCCTTTCTTTGCTTGATCAGCATATTATGTATATGCTATAAAACTCCTAAGCAATTTTAAAAGACAACATGAAAAATTTAAAGTCACAATTAGAGACTATTCAGTACATTTGGTGCTGGCCCTTTGTACAGTGGGATGAAGGCCCCCTGGTGTATAAAGGGCTACGTGGGGGCTGTGAGTGTGAAATAGggcttgtctgctcctgtaagaatGTATCATCTCagggcccccctccccccaccccccatcagctCCAGTCTGTGTGTATGGTTACTCTTGAGTGGACAGCAGTGTGGAGGCATTCCAGATGCATGGACTGTACCTGTCTGAGCCATCACGGAGAATATCTCAGGTAGAAGTTGCAGGACAGGATGATTCTGACTCCGTTTAAAGAAGCTTTTCTAGAAATTACAGCAGAGCAGCTTGCTGGGTCCCTGTGACTTCTTGCACAGCACCCCTTGCAGCAGGATGTGtcagtgggaaggaggggggatgTGCTGCCAACATGGACAGGACAGGTGGTCCCTGAGGGATCTGAGCTTCTCTGTGAATTCTAACATGTCTTCAAAGATGACAGTAAGTCCAGTCCGCCTGAAACAATGTAAGTAAGAGCTTCAGGTATATCCATATAATACGTGTAAGATATTTAGGTAGTTCACCATTTTTCAGAAACGAGTtgtactttgttttttaaaaagcacttaaGGACTTTGGTAAATtcacagaaaaattccattatcttttaatttcatgtttCCCATGAAGTGCCTGaagctgtttctctctctctctctctctctctctctctctatctctctctctctctctctcatgcatacGCACACACGTAGCagcagcaaggagccctggtggcctatggGTCACCGGCAGGCTGCTGACCAGgaggttagcagtttaaaactaCTAGCTGCCCTGGGGGAGatggatgaggctttccactctcgtTACAAGGTGGGGGGAAGTATGGAAGGAAGGCTTCAACACTTGATTGTGGGAAGGCTTCAAcacttgattgtggtaatgattgtacaactcttcttttttaatcattttattgggggctcatacaactcttatcccaatccatacctacatccagtgtgtcaagtatatttgtacatttgttgccctcattctcaaaacattttctttctacttgagcccttggtattagctcctcatttttcccctccatccccacctcccctctctcatgaacccttgttagtttataaattattattttgtcatatcttacactgtccgacatctcccatgttctgttgtccatcccccagggagggggttttatgtagatccttgtgatcggttccccttttctgccgcaccttccctccacccttccgctatcgccactctcaccactggtcccgaggggatcatctgccctggattccctgtgtttccaatttccatctgtaccagtgtacaccctctggtctagccagatttgtaaggtagaattgggatcgtgatagtggggggtagattgtacaactcctattgatgtgattgagttaTTGAATTGtgagatatgtggattaagtgccaataaaattgcttaaaaaaagagttactattggaaagccacaggggcagctctactctgtcctacagggtcgtttGGAGTCtgaaatagactcagtggcagtaaagtttgtttgggttttggtgggtgtttttttttttttttttggtcttttgtaTTTAATACACACATGCAAGGGCTTTAAAAATGTGGAAATTTCCCATTATCTcctcattctatttttccatgcatTTCGGAAGGCCCCTTATGCATATTAAATACTTGAtaccagtgagtccattctgatatAGTCACCCTATGAGCCAGAGCAGAAAtgcccttttgagtttccaatctgtaaatcttcacaggaactgaaagcctcctctctctctctctctctctctctctctctctctctctctctcggaactgctgactgtgggcttCTAAGCCCAACATGCAGCCCCCCAggccacttgtgtgtgtgtgtgtgtacagtataggggtatgtatatatgtatgtgtatatgtaatcaGTATAGTTTTAGATTACCCAGTTAATAAGCTGTGTATTATACACATTGTGGTGTAAGAGCATTGCCATTTCTCAGAATAAATCCAACTTGTATGACAATGGTGCAAGGTATGCAAATAGCTTAGCATCAACTATCTCAAGCTAAGCTGTTTATGGTATCCTAGATTTGTCCACAGAAGATAATTATGTTCCTAAGACATCCTAAGGACCCAGGGTCTTTTAATAGGTACATTCCGAGCTCTGGAAAACCTGCCATCTCCTTTCCAGTTGGGTTAATGTAGAAACACCCCTTGTTTCAAAAGATAATTGGTCGAAATAGAAACATATTCAGCTGAAGGACATCCGAGATGAATCACTCGGAGAAATAATTTCTACACTAATTAAATCATGGAAAATCAAGGCTGAAAGAGATTGTAGAGAGCAAGAGTAAGTCCTGTGTTTTACAAGTCAGGAAACTGAGACGCAGTGGGGGTAATAAACTTAGTACACAGTGGTGTACAAGTACACACACATGAATCTAATTATGCTTTATAGATGCTTAGTACACACACACGAATCTAATTATGCTTTATAGATGCTTACTGCAGCCCATCAGATTGAGATTGCTAATCTTACTTTAGGAAAAAATCAACCTGTCTTTGATTTGCTCATCATGCTATGAATtaaattctttcttcttttttctcattGATCCAATGTCTCCTCTGTCTAATGCTCCTCAATGTCTTGTTCTCACTTCCTAAGGACAGTGGGTAATAAGGTGAGGGAATTTTGGCTTCTCTGCCCTTGTGTTTCCACTTTAGCACTTAATTTTGTTCCCTTCACCTTTCTTTCGTGTTGTGCTCACGTTGGTAGTACCCATTCCTCAGCTGTGTCTCCAACGTAGGAGTGATGGTTCTGCACCCCGGCATGTAGAGAATGTTAGATGGTGACTGCCATTGTTCTGTTCGTCCTGGTTTCCATAACAAACCCAACTGGCCAACCAAGCAGATGTTCTCAAGCGCCATGTAATCGTTGTATTTACTGGGGAGAATCCATTCATGGATCGGACCTACCCCCCCTTCGTTGAGGAGGACCTGACTACCTTGGTTTTTAATGATTCATTGTTTTTTGGTGTGTAAGCTCATATAAGCAGTTCTGTAACTGAAGGTGTCTGTGTGCCTTCTTCAGTGtcctctggagtgtgtgtgtgtatgtgcatatctACACACACAGACTAAGTAGGCCTCCGCCAAAGCGGGACCACTCCCCGGAACTGGAGGGGTCGGTAAAGTGGCCTGGCACACCGTGGCCCAAAGCGAAGCAGCGCCTCATGCCAGCGAGATCAAATATGCCCATGTTCTTGTGCTCTGCTTGGTTGCCCATGTGTGTCATGTGGCACTCCCTTCATAGGTAGATGGTCCTCTCCTTGTTCATGTGCTTGGGGGTGGGGCATGTACTGCTAGAACAGAAATACAGCCCTAGGTTTCACGGAGAAGCCCTACCTCCCAATTCCGTTCCTGACAACACTTAGCAAGCCACCATAGACTTCAGCCGTCTGATGGTGCAATTTTCCTCTCCCAAGAGCATTTTCTCTTCTGGCTTCTATTAGTGGCTTCCTTTTCCATCGGAACATTGGAGGAGATATTACCAATTTGAGGAACAAAGTAGCACTGGGCTGAGGTTTTAGGCTGGCTGTACTTTATGACTTTGGGAAGTCACTGAACTTCTCAGAAGATCCAATTGATAAGAATCAGACGGCATCAAAGCAATTTATAAAAACCGatttaatataaatttcattttagTGCTTATTAAAATGCTGTtattaaaaagttaaaacaaaaactAATTAGACTGCATCATCGGTCCAGCTCACTGCAGCCATTTCGTATCATTGGTTCCGTCTCATAAAGCCAGTTGAACTCCCCAAACAGTGGgacccccaccctctccccactTCTAGAAGCTCCTTGTTGGGGAATCCTGCTTCTGATTGAGAAGCTGGAGGCTATGAAGGCCTCATTTCGTTGTAGGATTTTCTTATAGGATTCACTTGCTTGAGGAACTGTGGGGTGCAGGCGGGGGTGAGGAACATCCCACTGTTCTAGTGAGATTATAGGGAACCAAGCAGAAGGAGCCATGAAACAATTCTACCGGCTCCTAGCCGCTGTGATTCACAGAATTCTTCCTTTCTGACAGACAGGAGCTAGACAGTCAGTGTTTTACCTTGACATCCTACCTTTACTAATCCACAACCTCACTGAGGTTCTCCGTGGTAGGAAAAGGTTGGAGGAGGTTAGTTCCAGACTTTGGTTAAAAGCCCTGAATAGTTCAGAGGGAGTCTTGTTGGAGAGGAGGTAATATGTGGAGCAATCTTAACCTCTAAGTTGTCACTTAGCAAAGTGAACACAAAGCAGAAAGCGCCCCAGGAGAAGAACATTTGCTGGTGCTCCTGGTGCCGATTGATGCCATGCTCGGCCCTTTTGCAGTGTTCTCACAACAGGCCCATAATGCAAATTGCCCTCACTTTGTAGATAAGGAAACCGCGGTTTAGAGCTGCCAAAGTCATTTGCCGGAAGAATACATTTGCAGAGGTGCAATTGGAGCCTAGGACGTCCATTCACAGTCAGCATTCTTACCAGAATTCCAGTGCCGACGCCATGCCCCCCCACCTCACCTAGCATCCACTCCACTGACCCCGCTGGGCGACCCTTCCGTCGCCGTGGTCTAGAGAAACCACCTCCCTTCACGCCCACGTAGTTTCCCCTCTCATTCAGCCGACCCATCATCCTGAAGGTCTTGGTTGTGCATGAGCTCGAATTCTCGGCTCCCTGTTGTTGACTTCTCCCGCTGAGATTTCCTCTCTGCCCTCTTGACCCCCCAGACATCTCAGCCAAGCCCTGGTGGTCAGTCTTCATGCAGCAGCCAGCAGTCCCCCGTCAGCAACTGTCCCCACGGTGGGCTCGAGCTTCATCTGACCGATGGCGGGAGTGTAGCCGACCTCGGCGCCATCGAGGAAACCCCAATCATGGACTCGACCATTTCCACCGCAACCACAGCCCTCGCGTTGCAAGCCAGGAGAAATGCCACAGGGACCAAATGGATGGAGCACGTGAAGTTGGAAAGGCTAAAACAAGTGAATGGAATGCTCCCGAGGCTGAACCCCATTCTACCCCCCAAAGCCCCTGCCGTCTCTCCTCTCATAGGAAACGGTGAGTTTCAGGGCTGGTCACGCCCCTGAGTGACCAGGGGACCATAATCACCCTGCTGGCAGTGGCGCCACCGCTGCTTGGTGACTCCTCTGCCCGGGTTTCCTGTCTAAAGCCAGGGGGTCCGCAGCCACTGCTGTCTGCCCTCCGTATACAACGGCAGGTGGCCTGTCCCGTTGTCAGTCGCCAAGCCACTTGTGGTTTCCGAGATCCCATTGAGTACCTGAAGCATCACCTAAGAGCGAACCATCCCATCCTACCAGCTCCTGTGTCTCATGTGCCCTGGGCGTGGATATGAAACTCCTGGATTACCTTTGACCTGTGGACTCAACTGTAAATGACGCTTCAAATCCCAAGATCCTTCATTCTGTCCCTGTGCTGTGGTTTTAACtccactggggtggggtggggtggggtggtggaggtggtggtggtggtggaggtggtggtggtggtggtggtggtactctTACTTTATTTGAACCAGGGGCTGAAAAACAAAGGCTCCTTCACCAAGTATGTATGGTTTGGCACttactttataaataaagttttattagaaCCCATCCGGCCTTGTTAATGTACCTATTTTCTCTAGCAGCACTGCTGCTACACTTCCGAGTGGAGCCCTTGGACCAGGGACAGGGTGGCCGGTGGAACCAAAAAGACTTATTGCCTGGCCCTTTGGAGAAGCACGTTTGCAGAATGACCCCAGTCGGTTGGCCTGGGCAAGAATCAGACTTCACcgtgtccttctctctctctctccccccaggcACACAGTCCAATAATAGTTGCAACTTGGGCGGGTCCTTGACCCTTCTCCCGAGCCGAAGCGACCTGTCCGGGGTGGACGTGACCATGCTCAACATGCTCAACCGGCGGGACAGTAGCAGCAGCACCATCAGCTCGGCCTACCTGAGCAGCCGCCGCTCTTCGGGCATCTCCCCCTGCTTTTCCAGCCGGCGGTCCAGCGAGGCTTCGCAGGCCGAGGGCCGGCTCCACAACGTGAGTGTGGCCGACTCCTACGACCCCATCTCCACCGACGCCTCGCGGAGGTCCAGCGAGGCCAGCCAGTGCGACGGGCTGCCCAGCCTGCTCAGCCTCACGCCGGCCCAGCAGTACCGCCTGAAGGCCAAGTATGCTGCGGCCACGGGCGGCCCGCCGCCCACGCCCCTGCCCAACATGGAGAGGATGAGCCTGAAGACGCGCCTGGCGCTGCTCGGGGACGGCCGGGAGTCCGGGGTCCCCCTGCCGCCCGTCAACCCTCCCCGGAGATGCAGCGACGGCGGCACGCACAGTTACGGCCGGCGCCATCTGCTCCCGCGGGACGCGCTGGGCAACAGCGTGCGGCGAGCCAGCGACCCGGTGAGGACGCTGTCGGAGAGCGCGTCCCTGCCCCGGGTGCCGCGGCTCAGCGGCTGCAATGCCCCGGCGTGGCCGCCGGCCGCCGACAAGCGGGCGGCGCTGCAGAACTACGCGCGGCCCGAGGGCAGCCAGCTCCGCAACGTGTACGCGTCGCCCTGCCCGCCGAGCATCAGCGAGGACGTCCCGCTGGAGGCGCTGACCATGGGGGCGGACGCCGGCCTGACCGACGAGGACCTCCTGCCGGATGACGTGGTGCAGTATCTGAATTCGCAGAAGCAAGCGGGCTGCGAGCAGCACTTCCAGGCCGGCGCCCTGGACGAGGCCAAGGCGCCGCACGCGCCCGGCCTGGGCAGCGGGCACAGTGGATTCGACCCGCCGGCGCTGCCGGACAGCCACGTGGGCCAGCGGTACCCGGGCCTCGAGCCGCCGGGCGCGGACGCCAGGAAGAGCGACCTGCCCATCCAGTGGAACGAGGTCAGCTCCGGGAGCGCCGAGCCGGCCACCTCGAAGCTCAAGTGCGGCCCGCGCGGCCCGCTGCCGCCGGCCCGGGCCTTTGGCTTGTACAACAACATGGTGGTCCAGCAGCAGCCTCCGCTGCGCAACGGGGCCGGCACCGCCACAGCCGCAGGCGGGTACCCGGCGCTCGGCGGGGAGAGCGGGGGCTCCTACGGGGCCCCCGAGCCCTTGGTGATTCACGGCGGCGGCAGCAATGGGAAGGGCTTTCATGAACAGCCCTACAAGGCCCCACAGTACGGGAGCTGTCTAAACAGGCAGCCAGCCCCCCCTGGCCCCCTGGACGGTGCCTGTGGATCTGGGGTTCAAGGATCCAAGCTGAAAGCGGCCATGGTGCCAGGGAATGGAAGCCAGGCCAATTTCGGCATGCCAGTGGCCCCTGGGGCGTCAGCTGGTAACACGGTGACTGGCCTGCAGGACCCAGATCTGGTGGGACAGGGGTACCTCGCTGCCCCGCTCATTAGCGACAACATGCACCACCAAGGTGGGGGCCGCCCGGGGCAGGGGGTGCTAGGGCAGGTAAGTGCTACCTCACAAGCCAGCGTCTATCTAGGGCCCGAGAGCTGCCTCTCTGGGCTGCAGAGCCTCACCATGCAGCCCTCCGGCGTGGCCGTGAGCAGGGGCTACCAGCAGTGCGCTAGCTTCGGGGGCAGCCGGCGCCCAGTGGGCCCCAGGGGGAGCCTGGCTCTGCAGCAGGGGCCCGTCAGTGACCCCAGTCAGACCTGCAGGCTGAATAGCATCAAGATGGAAATGCAGGGGCCGccccagcagctctgtgcagaTTTGCAGAATTACTCTGGTCAGTTCTATGACCAAACCATGGGCTTCGGTCCGCAAGACACTAAAGCGGACTCCTTCATGTCCGAAGCcacctgcctgctccagggagccAGCGGCGCCGAAAACCCCGAGTTATTGTCCCCAGGTGCTAACCAGGTGACAAGCACCGTGGACAGCCTGGACAGTCATGACCTGGAGGGGGTGCAGATTGATTTTGATGCTATCATCGATGACGGGGACCACACCAGCCTGCTGTCAGGAGCCCTGAGCCCCAGCATCCTTCAGAACCTTTCCCACAGCTCCTCCCGCCTCACCACTCCCCGAGCGGCCCTCCCCTTCCCCGCGCTGTCCGTGAGCACCACCAACATGGCCATCGGGGACATGAGCTCTCTGCTGACCTCCCTTGCAGAAGAAAGCAAGTTCCTGGCAGTCATGCAGTAGGCGTGTCCTAGGAGCAGGACAGCCAACATGCATCACACTGTCGGAGGCTGACAGAGGAAACGGacggttctgttttgttttctgcgGGGGTCAAGTCCTCGggtgctgaccaaaaggttgcaGGAGCGTGGGACCCAcagaacgatgtggcagtctgcctccgCGGAGGTTCACAGCCTGGAGAAACCTGTGGGCGGCAGCTCCGCTTGGTCCTGTCGGGGGTGTGGGGGTGCTGAGTTGGAATCCGCTGGAGGGCTGCAGGGTTGGTGTAGGTGTTCTAGCAATCTCATCTCACCTGACTGGGATGTGTTTCAAGTATATTCCTTTTATGGAAAAGGACTTTGAAAAGCCCTAAAGTATTCTAGGGAGCAACGGTCTCCATATCAGCTTTGAGTCAGTATTGTTACACAAACTCGAACCCCAACCTTTCCTATTTTCTTTAGTGGTAAGCCTGCCCCCTGCTTAGTTTAAGCCGGTGGAAATGTTTGCTGTGCATGTGCTTTCTTGCAGAAGAGAGGGCAGAGGACAGGATGTAGGGTTTTCCGCCACTCAAAGGAGACCGGAGTTGGTGAGCTTGTGACCAAAGGGGTGTGGTCCCAGCTTTTCAATGTCCCTCTATAGACCCTCGGCTCTTCCCGTTCTTCTCCCTGATCGTGGGCACCAGAATGTGGATAGTGAGTTAAGAATCTTTTGTGGGTACACTCTAGCCTAGGTGACAGATTTTTaacattccccccctccccgcagTCAGGGCATACTTTCTACCATGCATGAGTGGAAATTTTGGACTCTTGCAAGTGAAATGATTTCCTCACAAAATGTTTGGGTTTTGAAGTCTCAAAATCTTCGAGTGCTTTGGATGGGTGTGGCTAGATGATCAGTTCTCAGTAGTCTGGCTAGTTTACATCTTCTCCCTCAATCTTCTGGAGCGTGCTCTAGCATTCCGTGATGTAGTGAGAGCAAGCAAAGTGCCGGCTGGTGACACCCCACCGCTCAGCTGCTTGTATCTCTTGTAGCCAGGAGTTGGCAGAACTGCAGATTCAAGTGTGGGGGTAGAATTCATTTGAGAGTTTCTTGTGGGCTCGCTCGCTGTATTCATTGATTAGGCTCCATTTCTTTGCCATTGTCGTCGATAACTGAGAATTGATCGTCTATAGCTCTAAGTACAGGAATATGGAAACAACCCCATAACCAGCTCTGTCTTTAAAGGTTAAttttcatgatagtgaggggttatTTCTATTTTTAGCCCCCAGTTTTAAGGGATTTATAAAACGTAGTTGTAAAAGAAGAAGGTCCACACATAAAATGGTATTTGGGATAAACTGATTCAACCATTTTTAGCATTTAAGACCCATAGAGAAGATGATTAGTAGCTGTGTggatgccccaccccacccctatccccccccttttttttggttttaacaTCTCATTAAATACCGCATTCATTTAAGAAGCTCAAGTTCATAATGTGGATAGATATCGTGTTTGGGATTAAAACATTTAAGatggaaaatggaaacaaaacaacagctaCCATCCCCCGTGTGCGGTTGATACACATAAAACACATACTATGTGTGCAAAAAAGTACATGGATTATCCagcaagttatttttttaaatatgtacacttgaaaataaaattttaacacCTCAAGTACCTGCTGTTTTCTGCCCCATCCGCCCCTAGACTTGACTGGTCCACAGTAGTTCGTAATTGTATGTGTGGCATTGCCCCTTTATTCCGCCACTTAACTTAGTGTTAGGAAGACAAATTTAAGTAAAATAAAGTGTTAGAGGTTAGAATGTTAGGTCCAGCCTTTTTTCTCATGTTTAAGTTGTCCTCCTTTGGACCAGAAACCTCAGCTTGGAGGTAAATTTGCCATTCGGGACATTGCGGCTGAAAACAGATTTACCTTTGACCAGCTATGCCCGAGATGGACAGTGGGGCGTCCTGCCATTTTCCCACGTGTAGGGACGTCTTTAAAACCCAGGGACACATCTCCTTTGGAATAATAGGGCCCCAAACCCAAAGAGAACTGCTCCTCTGAGCTCAGGAGAGGACGCCCTGCCACGTGGCACCCAAATCAGTGAGTCGTAATTTTCCCTGAAGCTCACATTCGCCAGGTTTCTTGTTAATGTTTCACAGACTCTCGGAAGGTTTTGCCCCACTTCTATCCACTCTTGAGTTGGGGGGGGGTGCCTTTCCCCATGTCAGCTTCCATCCTCCCCGTAAG includes these proteins:
- the GLI3 gene encoding transcriptional activator GLI3 isoform X1, yielding MEAQSHGSTTTEKKKVENSLVKCTPRTDVSEKAVASSTTSNEDDSPGQTYHRERRNAITMQPQSVQGLGKVSEEPSTSSDERASLIKKEIHGSIPHLAEPSVPYRGTVFAMDPRNGYMEPHYHPPHLFPAFHPPVPIDARHHEGRYHYDPSPIPPLHVPSALSSSPTYSDLPFIRISPHRNPTAASESPFTPPHPYINPYMDYIRSLHSSPSLSMISAARGLSPTDAPHAGVSPAEYYHQMALLTGQRSPYADILPSAATAGAGAVHLEYLHAMDSARFPSPRLSARPSRKRTLSISPLSDHSFDLQTMIRTSPNSLVTILNNSRSSSSASGSYGHLSASAISPALSFTYPSAPVSLHMHHQILSRQQTLGSAFGHSPPLLHPAPTFPTQRPIPGIPTVLNPVQVSSGPSEASQQHKPTSESAVSSTGDPMHNKRSKIKPDEDLPSPGARSQQEQPEGTTLVKEEGDKDESKQEPEVIYETNCHWDGCTREFDTQEQLVHHINNDHIHGEKKEFVCRWLDCSREQKPFKAQYMLVVHMRRHTGEKPHKCTFEGCTKAYSRLENLKTHLRSHTGEKPYVCEHEGCSKAFSNASDRAKHQNRTHSNEKPYVCKIPGCTKRYTDPSSLRKHVKTVHGPEAHVTKKQRGDLHPRPPPPRDFGSHPQARSPGRQTQGAPGEQKGVSNTTSKREDCLQVKAVKAEKPMTSQPSPGGQSSCSSQQSPVSNCPHGGLELHLTDGGSVADLGAIEETPIMDSTISTATTALALQARRNATGTKWMEHVKLERLKQVNGMLPRLNPILPPKAPAVSPLIGNGTQSNNSCNLGGSLTLLPSRSDLSGVDVTMLNMLNRRDSSSSTISSAYLSSRRSSGISPCFSSRRSSEASQAEGRLHNVSVADSYDPISTDASRRSSEASQCDGLPSLLSLTPAQQYRLKAKYAAATGGPPPTPLPNMERMSLKTRLALLGDGRESGVPLPPVNPPRRCSDGGTHSYGRRHLLPRDALGNSVRRASDPVRTLSESASLPRVPRLSGCNAPAWPPAADKRAALQNYARPEGSQLRNVYASPCPPSISEDVPLEALTMGADAGLTDEDLLPDDVVQYLNSQKQAGCEQHFQAGALDEAKAPHAPGLGSGHSGFDPPALPDSHVGQRYPGLEPPGADARKSDLPIQWNEVSSGSAEPATSKLKCGPRGPLPPARAFGLYNNMVVQQQPPLRNGAGTATAAGGYPALGGESGGSYGAPEPLVIHGGGSNGKGFHEQPYKAPQYGSCLNRQPAPPGPLDGACGSGVQGSKLKAAMVPGNGSQANFGMPVAPGASAGNTVTGLQDPDLVGQGYLAAPLISDNMHHQGGGRPGQGVLGQVSATSQASVYLGPESCLSGLQSLTMQPSGVAVSRGYQQCASFGGSRRPVGPRGSLALQQGPVSDPSQTCRLNSIKMEMQGPPQQLCADLQNYSGQFYDQTMGFGPQDTKADSFMSEATCLLQGASGAENPELLSPGANQVTSTVDSLDSHDLEGVQIDFDAIIDDGDHTSLLSGALSPSILQNLSHSSSRLTTPRAALPFPALSVSTTNMAIGDMSSLLTSLAEESKFLAVMQ
- the GLI3 gene encoding transcriptional activator GLI3 isoform X2, translating into MEAQSHGSTTTEKKKVENSLVKCTPRTDVSEKAVASSTTSNEDDSPGQTYHRERRNAITMQPQSVQGLGKVSEEPSTSSDERASLIKKEIHGSIPHLAEPSVPYRGTVFAMDPRNGYMEPHYHPPHLFPAFHPPVPIDARHHEGRYHYDPSPIPPLHVPSALSSSPTYSDLPFIRISPHRNPTAASESPFTPPHPYINPYMDYIRSLHSSPSLSMISAARGLSPTDAPHAGVSPAEYYHQMALLTGQRSPYADILPSAATAGAGAVHLEYLHAMDSARFPSPRLSARPSRKRTLSISPLSDHSFDLQTMIRTSPNSLVTILNNSRSSSSASGSYGHLSASAISPALSFTYPSAPVSLHMHHQILSRQQTLGSAFGHSPPLLHPAPTFPTQRPIPGIPTVLNPVQVSSGPSEASQHKPTSESAVSSTGDPMHNKRSKIKPDEDLPSPGARSQQEQPEGTTLVKEEGDKDESKQEPEVIYETNCHWDGCTREFDTQEQLVHHINNDHIHGEKKEFVCRWLDCSREQKPFKAQYMLVVHMRRHTGEKPHKCTFEGCTKAYSRLENLKTHLRSHTGEKPYVCEHEGCSKAFSNASDRAKHQNRTHSNEKPYVCKIPGCTKRYTDPSSLRKHVKTVHGPEAHVTKKQRGDLHPRPPPPRDFGSHPQARSPGRQTQGAPGEQKGVSNTTSKREDCLQVKAVKAEKPMTSQPSPGGQSSCSSQQSPVSNCPHGGLELHLTDGGSVADLGAIEETPIMDSTISTATTALALQARRNATGTKWMEHVKLERLKQVNGMLPRLNPILPPKAPAVSPLIGNGTQSNNSCNLGGSLTLLPSRSDLSGVDVTMLNMLNRRDSSSSTISSAYLSSRRSSGISPCFSSRRSSEASQAEGRLHNVSVADSYDPISTDASRRSSEASQCDGLPSLLSLTPAQQYRLKAKYAAATGGPPPTPLPNMERMSLKTRLALLGDGRESGVPLPPVNPPRRCSDGGTHSYGRRHLLPRDALGNSVRRASDPVRTLSESASLPRVPRLSGCNAPAWPPAADKRAALQNYARPEGSQLRNVYASPCPPSISEDVPLEALTMGADAGLTDEDLLPDDVVQYLNSQKQAGCEQHFQAGALDEAKAPHAPGLGSGHSGFDPPALPDSHVGQRYPGLEPPGADARKSDLPIQWNEVSSGSAEPATSKLKCGPRGPLPPARAFGLYNNMVVQQQPPLRNGAGTATAAGGYPALGGESGGSYGAPEPLVIHGGGSNGKGFHEQPYKAPQYGSCLNRQPAPPGPLDGACGSGVQGSKLKAAMVPGNGSQANFGMPVAPGASAGNTVTGLQDPDLVGQGYLAAPLISDNMHHQGGGRPGQGVLGQVSATSQASVYLGPESCLSGLQSLTMQPSGVAVSRGYQQCASFGGSRRPVGPRGSLALQQGPVSDPSQTCRLNSIKMEMQGPPQQLCADLQNYSGQFYDQTMGFGPQDTKADSFMSEATCLLQGASGAENPELLSPGANQVTSTVDSLDSHDLEGVQIDFDAIIDDGDHTSLLSGALSPSILQNLSHSSSRLTTPRAALPFPALSVSTTNMAIGDMSSLLTSLAEESKFLAVMQ